One window from the genome of Pseudanabaena yagii GIHE-NHR1 encodes:
- a CDS encoding tRNA threonylcarbamoyladenosine dehydratase — MTDWLQRTELLIGADGLHKLKQANVLVVGMGGVGSFAAEFLCRAGIGRMTIVDGDRVDPSNKNRQIVALDSTVDVHKADVMSQRMEDINPDIQLTAIKEFLTPDLMMELVTTQFDWVLDCIDSLQPKLYFLGAAVTNGVKVASSMGAGGRIDPQKIRIAPIFETDCCRFAYKVRKGLRRKGFGKANIIAVYSEELVNRESLQLTDGSNFKRSYYGTISYIPALFGINMASIVIRDLMQ; from the coding sequence ATGACGGATTGGTTGCAACGTACAGAATTACTGATTGGTGCTGATGGACTGCACAAGCTCAAGCAAGCAAATGTGTTAGTTGTGGGTATGGGCGGTGTTGGTAGTTTTGCGGCGGAATTTTTATGTCGAGCAGGCATTGGGCGGATGACCATCGTTGATGGCGATCGCGTTGATCCTTCTAATAAAAATCGGCAGATTGTCGCGCTCGATAGTACCGTTGATGTCCACAAAGCAGATGTAATGTCCCAACGAATGGAGGATATTAATCCAGACATTCAGTTGACTGCCATTAAGGAATTTCTCACGCCTGACTTGATGATGGAGCTAGTCACGACCCAATTTGACTGGGTGCTAGATTGTATCGATAGTTTACAACCCAAGCTCTATTTCCTTGGGGCAGCAGTTACTAATGGGGTAAAGGTAGCAAGCAGTATGGGCGCAGGTGGTCGCATCGATCCTCAGAAGATTAGAATTGCCCCAATATTTGAAACGGACTGCTGCCGCTTTGCTTATAAAGTGCGAAAAGGACTAAGACGCAAGGGTTTTGGGAAAGCAAATATTATTGCCGTCTATTCGGAGGAGTTAGTAAATCGGGAGTCTCTGCAATTAACTGATGGCAGTAATTTCAAGCGATCGTATTACGGCACAATTTCTTATATTCCTGCACTATTTGGCATCAATATGGCAAGTATTGTCATTCGCGATCTTATGCAATAA
- a CDS encoding pentapeptide repeat-containing protein, whose protein sequence is MTLPSHAALTKAELLDRYAKGDRNFEQTHLHDVDMQGVSLHGIDLSESILTHVNLSGADLRGADLGWADLSRANLEKADLRGAILTRADLSRANLQGANLLKADLSLTKIDHTKFSGATMPDGSIHT, encoded by the coding sequence ATGACATTACCTTCTCACGCAGCGCTCACCAAAGCTGAATTACTCGATCGCTATGCTAAAGGCGATCGTAACTTTGAGCAAACCCATTTGCATGATGTCGATATGCAGGGTGTGTCTTTGCATGGAATTGACCTTAGCGAATCCATTTTGACCCACGTTAACTTAAGTGGAGCCGATCTCCGAGGAGCCGATCTCGGCTGGGCAGATCTCAGTCGAGCTAATCTCGAAAAAGCTGATCTGCGGGGAGCAATTTTGACTAGAGCCGATCTTAGCCGTGCCAACTTACAGGGGGCAAATCTCCTCAAAGCGGATCTGAGCTTAACTAAAATCGATCACACAAAATTTAGTGGGGCAACGATGCCCGATGGCTCTATTCACACATGA
- a CDS encoding response regulator, whose protein sequence is MAAHKILVIDDSRVIRNMVRDMLPPANFEVVEAADGIKGLEMIQQQHPWMIMLDFLLPRMSGFEVYEALQQNPELSLIPLILMSGRKEEVTSKIAEPFEDKYLVFIEKPFEQKELITAIKRAKVLADKRKVSVITPKSDIPNTEKDSNLVKRIEELEAKQKHLEQQLVTQQKQFQQLVDFIKKKLK, encoded by the coding sequence GTGGCAGCTCACAAGATACTAGTGATTGATGATAGTCGCGTAATCCGTAATATGGTGCGTGATATGCTCCCGCCAGCAAATTTTGAAGTAGTAGAGGCAGCCGACGGTATCAAGGGTCTGGAAATGATCCAGCAGCAACACCCTTGGATGATCATGCTAGATTTTTTACTGCCTCGGATGAGTGGCTTTGAGGTTTATGAGGCTTTGCAGCAAAATCCAGAACTCAGTCTCATTCCTCTAATTTTGATGTCTGGGCGCAAGGAAGAAGTAACGAGTAAAATCGCGGAACCTTTTGAAGACAAATATTTGGTGTTTATTGAAAAGCCCTTTGAACAAAAGGAATTAATCACAGCGATCAAAAGGGCAAAGGTTTTAGCGGACAAGCGCAAAGTTTCGGTTATTACGCCCAAGTCAGACATTCCTAATACAGAGAAAGATAGTAACTTGGTTAAACGGATTGAGGAGCTAGAAGCGAAGCAGAAGCACTTAGAGCAACAGTTGGTAACACAGCAGAAGCAGTTCCAGCAGCTAGTAGACTTTATCAAGAAGAAGCTAAAGTAA
- the ftsE gene encoding cell division ATP-binding protein FtsE encodes MLNFFRIKKRSPMLKLPTKPNPTATNSNPNHPPDTNATNPKKSVIVKLENVRKTYTNGAVGLRDVSIELYQGDFKFITGHSGSGKSTLLKLLYGAEQATDGEIFVNGFNLNGLKGKNLAMLRRKIGIVFQDYKLVPRRTVSENVAFVLMAQGYTYKEIQRRVQPALKMVGLLHKAHCFPEELSGGEQQRTSIARAIVNTPPLVLADEPTGNLDPDNAWQVIKILKKLNSFGVTVLLTTHDEQLVRAANHPVLHLQNGYIV; translated from the coding sequence ATGCTCAACTTTTTCAGAATAAAAAAGCGATCGCCCATGCTAAAACTGCCAACCAAGCCAAATCCGACAGCAACCAACTCTAATCCCAATCATCCTCCTGACACCAATGCCACTAATCCTAAAAAGTCGGTGATCGTTAAATTAGAAAATGTTCGTAAAACCTACACTAATGGTGCTGTGGGTTTACGAGATGTCAGTATCGAACTTTATCAAGGGGATTTTAAATTTATTACGGGGCATTCAGGATCGGGGAAATCCACATTACTAAAATTGCTATATGGCGCTGAGCAAGCCACGGATGGGGAAATATTTGTCAATGGCTTTAACCTCAATGGCTTAAAAGGCAAGAATTTGGCGATGTTGCGCCGCAAAATTGGCATTGTCTTTCAAGATTACAAGCTCGTACCCCGTCGTACTGTGTCCGAGAATGTTGCCTTTGTACTCATGGCTCAGGGCTATACCTATAAGGAAATTCAGCGTCGGGTGCAGCCTGCCCTGAAAATGGTGGGTTTATTACATAAAGCCCATTGCTTCCCCGAAGAACTCTCTGGTGGTGAGCAGCAAAGAACCAGTATTGCCAGAGCGATCGTTAATACACCACCTCTTGTTCTTGCCGATGAGCCAACGGGTAATCTCGATCCTGACAATGCATGGCAAGTCATTAAAATCCTGAAAAAGCTCAATTCCTTTGGTGTCACCGTCCTATTAACTACCCATGATGAGCAATTAGTTAGAGCCGCCAATCATCCTGTATTACATTTGCAAAATGGTTATATTGTTTAG
- a CDS encoding cell division protein FtsX: MVQNVVRFFTKIDYLLRETLLGLRRGGWMNWAAVSTVAVLLFLFGASLQISWQLENVLGQLGSQLEISVYLDENTVGESMQSRLLLVDGVAAAKLIPKEDAWQNLMKDLGKNDLTQATQQLGGNPLVDEFKVRATSSDRVPDIAKRISGLKGVNEVWYTNEVVERIGQLRRAVSNSSVAIVAIFTVIAIAVITTTIRLIVLARRREIEVMQLVGATATWIYFPFVLQGVVFGVTGAATAYVMLMLSLNLLGEAIVNQPELIKSLTLGLTTDFRVQLLLPLVLLIFGSVIGVLGSLLAVRRFSFNS, from the coding sequence ATGGTTCAAAACGTCGTTCGCTTCTTTACGAAAATTGACTACTTGCTCCGCGAGACTCTGCTCGGTTTGCGGCGTGGTGGTTGGATGAACTGGGCGGCAGTGAGTACGGTAGCGGTGTTGTTATTTTTGTTTGGTGCAAGCTTACAAATTTCTTGGCAATTGGAAAATGTTCTAGGGCAGTTAGGCAGCCAATTAGAAATTTCGGTGTATTTAGATGAAAATACGGTGGGCGAGTCGATGCAGTCACGCTTGCTGCTAGTTGATGGTGTCGCTGCGGCAAAGCTGATCCCCAAGGAAGATGCATGGCAAAATTTGATGAAGGATCTCGGTAAAAATGATCTGACTCAGGCGACACAACAATTAGGGGGTAATCCTTTGGTTGATGAGTTTAAAGTGCGGGCAACATCTAGCGATCGCGTGCCTGATATTGCCAAACGAATTTCGGGCTTAAAGGGTGTCAATGAGGTTTGGTATACCAATGAGGTGGTCGAGCGTATTGGTCAGTTGCGCCGTGCGGTGAGTAATAGCAGTGTAGCGATCGTGGCGATTTTTACTGTTATTGCGATCGCTGTAATTACGACCACTATTCGTCTCATCGTTTTAGCGCGACGACGCGAAATCGAGGTGATGCAACTAGTGGGGGCAACGGCAACATGGATTTATTTCCCGTTTGTCTTGCAGGGAGTAGTATTTGGGGTTACGGGTGCGGCAACTGCCTATGTAATGTTGATGCTAAGTCTCAATCTCTTGGGAGAAGCGATCGTTAATCAACCTGAACTGATCAAATCCCTAACTCTTGGTTTAACTACGGATTTCCGCGTACAACTTCTTTTACCGCTGGTGTTATTAATTTTTGGTTCAGTCATTGGCGTGCTAGGTAGTTTATTAGCTGTACGCCGATTCTCTTTCAATTCATAA
- the patD gene encoding heterocyst frequency control protein PatD, with protein sequence MSQDYVGLIQDLQSQLEILQRLIASQVEPSSSLAKDWLRSHREIQAFFQSKIINTNLEVMPPNLSLQVEIDKQLKMLGVDLSMLQTARNPDTWQKRHQQASDRFVLLKKYCQMHSNLT encoded by the coding sequence GTGTCACAAGACTATGTAGGTTTAATTCAGGATTTGCAAAGTCAGTTAGAGATATTGCAAAGGTTAATCGCATCACAGGTAGAACCATCATCCTCACTTGCTAAAGACTGGCTGCGATCGCATCGGGAAATCCAAGCTTTTTTTCAATCCAAAATTATCAATACTAATTTAGAGGTCATGCCACCCAATTTATCTTTGCAAGTAGAAATTGATAAACAGCTAAAAATGCTGGGTGTGGACTTAAGCATGTTACAAACCGCTCGTAATCCTGATACTTGGCAAAAGCGACATCAACAGGCTAGCGATCGCTTCGTCTTGCTCAAAAAATACTGTCAAATGCACTCAAACTTAACATGA